ACAGGGAAGATTCAATAAATGAAAATCGGTTGAAATAATATCAATTTTTCCTTCTTGGAGTGAAACAATTTTAAGTTTTAGATAATATGGCACTGTTGCATGAGCACCACAGATTAGATGTAAATAACCGTCGTTTGAATATCCCATATTTATTGAACAATGCCCATCGCCTAATAATCTAGCCATCATTTCATTTTTAAGTGTTCTGTAGAATACACGATTTTTTGTTAAATCTCTAAAAGCCAACACAATGTCCCCTTCACTGCCAAAATATGATATAATCTGAACATTATTTAGAGTCATTAAACCGCTTTTCCGGAATACCGAAAGGTTTATGCTGCTCTTTCCATATCCCTTGGTTCTCAATTGCAGAATATTGATATTTCTTTGACTTTTGAACTTTGCGATGTTATTACACCCTTCTGTTAGTAAGTTTTGAGAAACCATGAGATAAAAAATTAATGCTATTTTGTTTATCATTGAAATAATTTTATGAATTAAAAACAATTTTTATTACTTCAAAATATATATCAAACATTTTTCTTTGCAAAAATATTAGATAAAAAAGACAGCGAAAAAAAGAAATAACTAAAATCATTCCTTTAACGATAAGGTAGGATAGGTGGCTTTTATGTTTTCTAAAAAAATTCAATATCCCTTTAACTTCTTCCTTTATAAGTGATGGCTGATTTTCAGTGGTCTGCTTTCCGTAATGAATCACCTTTACAGCAGGATAAAAAATAATTTTCCACCCCTTCTTTTTAAATCTGTAATGCCATTCTGTTTCTTCACCATAAGCCAATGAAACCTCATCCATCAGCCCTACTTCTTGAATTGCTTTTCTTCTAACCAACACACATGCCCCTTTTACTGTGTCTATTTTGCATATTTTGTCATGCTTCCAAAATCTTGATGCACCTTTTTTGTAAAATAACGATACTAATTTATATGTAAAATTATTAAATGGAATTAACTTTCTAACTCCTGTAAGGTTCAGAAAAACTGTGAATAAAGACGGAAAACTGTAAGTGGATTGCTGTAAGGAAAAATCTGGATTTAAAAGTTTGGGACTAATTACCGCTACATCAGGGTGTATATCTAAATAATTTATGAGTTGTTCTATCGCTTTATCTAATAACACTGTGTCATCATTTAAAATAAGAATATATTCTCCACCCGTTATTTTTATAATATGGTTGTGATTGGCAGCAAATCCTTTTTTTTCTTTATTTATTATAATATGTACTTCAGGAAATTGGATTTTTATTTTTTTTAAGATTTCTTGTGAACTCAAATTTGAAGTGACAAAAATTTCTATTGGCCATTTATATGTTTTATAGATAGATTCTAAACATTGTAAAATGAGTTCTTCGTTTCTTCCTATAACAATAGATACATCAATCTTATTCATAGATTTCTCTTTTTTTTAATTTTATGGCTATCAAATACATACTGAATAATAACCATGATAGTAAGATGGTATTATAGT
The window above is part of the Elusimicrobiota bacterium genome. Proteins encoded here:
- a CDS encoding glycosyltransferase family 2 protein encodes the protein MNKIDVSIVIGRNEELILQCLESIYKTYKWPIEIFVTSNLSSQEILKKIKIQFPEVHIIINKEKKGFAANHNHIIKITGGEYILILNDDTVLLDKAIEQLINYLDIHPDVAVISPKLLNPDFSLQQSTYSFPSLFTVFLNLTGVRKLIPFNNFTYKLVSLFYKKGASRFWKHDKICKIDTVKGACVLVRRKAIQEVGLMDEVSLAYGEETEWHYRFKKKGWKIIFYPAVKVIHYGKQTTENQPSLIKEEVKGILNFFRKHKSHLSYLIVKGMILVISFFRCLFYLIFLQRKMFDIYFEVIKIVFNS